AAGATTAAAGGAGAATATCATGACTAAAATCATTCATACAGAAAAAGCCCCAGCAGCAATCGGCCCTTATGTTCAAGCGGTAGATTTAGGTAATTTGGTTTTAACATCAGGTCAAATTCCGGTTAATCCAGCAACGGGTGAAGTGCCGAAAGATATTGTGGCACAAGCTCGTCAATCTTTAGAGAATGTGAAAGCGATTATTGAACAAGCGGGTTTGACCGTAGGTGATATTGTGAAAACCACTGTGTTTGTGAAAGATCTGAATGATTTTGCAGCAGTAAATGCAGAGTATGAGAAGTTCTTTAAAGAAAATAATCATCCTAACTTCCCTGCACGTTCTTGTGTAGAGGTCGCTCGATTACCAAAAGATGTAGGTGTGGAAATCGAAGCAATTGCGGTAAGAAAATAATAGCAAAGTGCGGTTAAAATCTGCAGATTTTTTCTACAATAGACTTTACAAGAGCGAGATTAATCACTATAATCTCGCTCCTAAATTACGCTTAGCGTAAAATTTCTGGTTGGTGCTTGACCTATTCAAGCCCCGTCCAAGACCGTAGGGAATGGTTAGCAATAATCGTCTTAATAATCCTACGTAGATGGTGAACAGAATAAGAATATTTCTTGCTTCTGGGCACCGAAGTCGTCCTAGTCTGAAAGATAACTCTTTCGATGAGGTAAATTAATTCCGAGAAATCGGAGTGTATTCAGGAGCTAAAAGCCAATGGCATTAAATCTTCAAGACAAACAAGCAATTGTTGCTGAAGTAAATGAAGCAGCCAAAGGTGCACTTTCAGCAGTAATCGCGGATTCTCGCGGTGTAACTGTTGATAAAATGACTGAATTACGTAAAGCAGCTCGTGAAGCTGGTGTAACAATGCGCGTTGTTCGTAATACTTTATTACGTCGTGCGGTTGAAGGCACTGATTTCGAATGCTTACAAGATACGTTTGTAGGTCCAACACTTATCGCATTCTCTCATGAACACCCAGGTGCAGCAGCACGTTTGTTCAAAGATTTTGCTAAAGCAAACGATAAGTTTGAAATTAAAGGTGCAGCCTTTGAAGGTAAGATCCAAGATGTTGAATTCTTAGCAACATTACCAACTTACGAAGAAGCAATTGCACGTTTAATGGGCACAATGAAAGAAGCTGCGGCAGGCAAACTTGTTCGCACTTTTGCGGCATTACGCGACAAATTACAAGAAGCAGCTTAATCATTAAGCGTTTCTTACTTCATTTAACTTTATTAATTTTAGGAATTGATTGTTATGTCATTAACTAACGAACAAATCATTGAAGCGATTGCTTCTAAATCTGTAACTGAAATCGTTGAATTAATCGCAGCGATGGAAGAAAAATTCGGCGTTTCTGCAGCAGCAGTAGCAGCAGCTCCAGTAGCTGGCGGTGCAGCAGCAGCGGCAGAAGAAAAAACTGAATTCGACGTAGTTCTTGCTGAAGCTGGTGCTAACAAAGTAGCAGTTATCAAAGCAGTACGTGGTGCAACTGGTTTAGGCTTAAAAGAAGCTAAAGACTTAGTTGAATCTGCTCCAGCTAACTTAAAAGAAGGCATTTCTAAAGAAGAAGCTGAAGCACTTAAGAAAGAATTAGAAGAAGCTGGTGCAAAAGTAGAAATCAAATAATTTTTGATTTACTTATGTCCTGTTTCTCAGGCTTAATGGCTGGTGGTTTACCATCAGCCATTTTGTGCTATCAAAAACAGCACAAAAAACAGATAGGCATTTTCCGTTTAATGGTATCTGTTTCCACTTAAATTAATCAGACGTTTTAATTTAAGTAGCCCACTACAGAAGTAAGGTTCAGAGTGCGGTATCCGAAACGGCGTCAATCCCCGATATAAATAAAAGCGTCAATCAATTTGACCGCACTTTTTTATATCAACTCGGTCTCACTAAAATTTACAGAGGAAAACCAATAATGGGTTACTCCTATACTGAGAAAAAACGAATTCGTAAAGACTTCGGCAAACGTTCGCAAGTTTTAAATGTACCTTATTTATTAACCATCCAATTAGATTCTTTTGATAAATTCATTCAAAAAGATCCTGAAGGTCAACAAGGCTTAGAAGCTGCATTCCGTTCTGTTTTCCCAATCGTAAGCAATAACGGTTATACAGAATTACAATATGTTGATTACCGTTTAGAAGAGCCAGAATTTGATGTACGTGAATGTCAAATTCGTGGTTCAACTTATGCAGCAGGTTTACGCGTAAAATTACGTTTGGTCAGCTACGATAAAGAATCTTCATCACGCGCAGTCAAAGACATTAAAGAAAGCGAAGTATATATGGGTGAAATCCCATTAATGACTGACAACGGTACTTTTGTTATCAATGGTACTGAGCGTGTTATCGTTTCACAATTACACCGTAGCCCGGGCGTATTCTTTGATTCTGACAAAGGTAAAACACACTCTTCAGGTAAAGTGCTTTATAACGCACGCATTATCCCTTACCGTGGTTCTTGGTTAGATTTCGAATTTGATCCAAAAGATAACTTATATGCGCGTATTGACCGCCGCCGTAAATTACCGGCAACCATTATTTTACGTGCGTTAGGTTACACCGTTGAAGAAATCTTAAACTTATTCTTCGATAAAGTAACTTTCGAAATCGCTGGCAATAAATTACTCATGACATTAGTGCCAGAACGTCTACGTGGTGAAACGGCAACATTTGATATTGAAGCAAATGGCAAAGTCTATGTAGAACGCGGTCGTCGTATTACAGCTCGTCACATCAAAGCATTAGAAAAAGATAATGTGACCCAAGTTGAAGTGCCAACTGAATATATCGCAGGTAAAGTTGCAGCGAAAGATTATGTAGATCTTGAATCAGGTGAAATCATTTGCCCAGCAAATGGCGAGATTTCTTTAGAAGTGTTAGCGAAATTATCGCAAGCAGGCTATAAAGTGATCGAAACATTATTCACCAATGACTTAGATTACGGTCCATATATCTCTGAAACATTACGTGTTGATCCAACTTACGATCGTGTAAGTGCATTATATGAAATCTATCGTATGATGCGTCCAGGTGAACCACCTACACCAGAATCTTCAGAAGCATTATTCAATAACTTATTCTTCTCTGCAGAACGTTATGATTTATCTGCAGTAGGTCGTATGAAGTTTAATCGTTCGTTAGGTATTCCTGAAGGCGAGGGTACTGGTATTTTAAGTAACGACGATATCATTCGTGTGATGAAAAAACTCATCGACATTCGTAATGGTCGTGGTGAAGTGGATGATATCGACCACTTGGGTAACCGTCGTATTCGCTCAGTGGGTGAAATGGCTGAAAACCAATTCCGTATTGGTTTAGTTCGTGTAGAAAGAGCAGTTAAAGAGCGTTTATCTTTAGGTGATTTAGATGCGATCACGCCACAAGACTTAATTAATCCAAAACCAATTTCTGCGGCAGTGAAAGAATTTTTTGGTTCTTCACAACTTTCGCAATTCATGGACCAAAACAACCCATTATCAGAAGTAACACATAAACGTCGTATTTCTGCATTAGGTCCAGGCGGTTTGACGCGTGAACGCGCAGGCTTTGAGGTACGTGACGTACATAACACCCACTATGGTCGTTTATGTCCAATCGAAACCCCTGAAGGTCCAAACATCGGTTTGATCAACTCACTTTCTGCGTTTGCTCGTACGAACGATTACGGTTTCTTAGAAACTCCATATCGTAAAGTGGTTGATGGTCAAGTAACCGAAGAAATCGAATACTTATCTGCAATTGATGAAGCAAACTACATCATTGCACAGGCGAACTCAAACCTTGATGAGAATAATCGCTTTACAGATGCATTCGTTACTGCACGTGGTGAACGCGGTGAATCTGGTCTTTATAAACCAGAAGAAATTCACTATATGGACGTTTCAACTCAACAAGTGGTATCTGTGGCTGCAGCGTTAATTCCATTCTTAGAGCATGACGATGCGAACCGTGCCTTAATGGGTGCGAACATGCAACGTCAAGCGGTTCCTACTTTACGTGCTGATAAGCCGTTAGTGGGTACAGGTATGGAAAAACCAATCGCACTTGACTCAGGTGTGGCGGTTGTAGCGAAACGTGGTGGTATAGTTCAATATGTTGATGCTTCTCGTATCGTTATTAAAGTAAATGAAGACGAAACTGTAGCAGGCGAAGCGGGTATTGATATTTATAACTTAATTAAATACACCCGTTCTAACCAAAATACGTGTATCAACCAAATTCCTTGTGTGAATTTAGGCGATCCAATTAACCGTGGTGAAGTGTTAGCAGATGGTCCTTCAACAGACTTAGGTGAATTAGCATTAGGTCAAAATATCCGTGTGGCGTTCATGCCTTGGAACGGTTATAACTTCGAAGACTCAATGTTAGTTTCCGAGCGTGTTGTACAACAAGACCGCTTCACGACAATCCACATTCAAGAATTATCTTGTGTGGCGCGTGATACTAAATTAGGTTCTGAAGAAATCACTGCGGATATTCCAAACGTAGGTGAATCTGCATTAAGCAAATTGGATGAATCTGGTATCGTGTATGTGGGGGCTGAAGTAAAAGGTGGCGACATCTTAGTCGGTAAAGTCACCCCTAAAGGCGAAACTCAATTAACACCAGAAGAAAAATTGTTACGTGCAATCTTCGGTGAAAAAGCATCTGATGTGAAAGACTCTTCATTACGTGTACCAAATAGCGTAAGCGGTACTGTAATTGACGTTCAAGTCTTCACCCGTGATGGCGTAGAAAAAGACAAACGTGCATTAGAAATTGAAGAAATGCAGTTAAAACAAGCTAAGAAAGACCTTTCTGATGAATTAGAAATCTTAGAAGCTGGCTTGTTTGCTCGTGTGCGTAATCTACTTATCGCTGGTGGTATTGATGCGGCTCAATTAGATAAAATGGATCGCACCAAATGGTTAGAACAAACCATTTCAGATGAAGAAAAACAAAACCAATTAGAACAGCTTGCTGAGCAATATGAAGAATTACGTAAAGAGTTTGAACACAAACTTGAAGTAAAACGTAAGAAAATCATTAAAGGCGATGACCTCGCACCAGGCGTGTTAAAAGTGGTTAAAGTTTACCTAGCGGTGAAACGTCACATTCAACCGGGTGATAAAATGGCGGGTCGTCACGGTAACAAAGGTGTTATCTCAAAAATCAATCCAGTGGAAGATATGCCATACGATGAAAACGGTCAACCGGTTGAAATCGTATTGAACCCACTGGGTGTACCATCTCGTATGAACATCGGTCAGATCTTAGAAACTCACTTAGGCTTAGCTGCTAAAGGTATCGGTGATCAAATCAATACGATGATCAAACAAAAACAAGATGTTGAGAAACTTCGTGGCTATATGCAAAAAGCATACGATTTAGGTCATGGTGCACAAAAAGTGGATTTAAGCACCTTTAGTGATGACGAAATCATGCGTTTAGCAGAAAACCTACGTAAAGGTTTACCGGTAGCAACACCAGTGTTTGATGGTGCTGATGAGCAAGAAATCAAAGAAATGTTGAAACTTGGTGGCTTACCAACTTCAGGTCAGATCACGTTATACGATGGCCGTACTGGTGAGAAATTCGAGCGTCCAGTAACCGTAGGTTATATGTACATGC
This portion of the Haemophilus parainfluenzae T3T1 genome encodes:
- a CDS encoding RidA family protein, which codes for MTKIIHTEKAPAAIGPYVQAVDLGNLVLTSGQIPVNPATGEVPKDIVAQARQSLENVKAIIEQAGLTVGDIVKTTVFVKDLNDFAAVNAEYEKFFKENNHPNFPARSCVEVARLPKDVGVEIEAIAVRK
- the rplJ gene encoding 50S ribosomal protein L10, yielding MALNLQDKQAIVAEVNEAAKGALSAVIADSRGVTVDKMTELRKAAREAGVTMRVVRNTLLRRAVEGTDFECLQDTFVGPTLIAFSHEHPGAAARLFKDFAKANDKFEIKGAAFEGKIQDVEFLATLPTYEEAIARLMGTMKEAAAGKLVRTFAALRDKLQEAA
- the rplL gene encoding 50S ribosomal protein L7/L12; amino-acid sequence: MSLTNEQIIEAIASKSVTEIVELIAAMEEKFGVSAAAVAAAPVAGGAAAAAEEKTEFDVVLAEAGANKVAVIKAVRGATGLGLKEAKDLVESAPANLKEGISKEEAEALKKELEEAGAKVEIK
- the rpoB gene encoding DNA-directed RNA polymerase subunit beta is translated as MGYSYTEKKRIRKDFGKRSQVLNVPYLLTIQLDSFDKFIQKDPEGQQGLEAAFRSVFPIVSNNGYTELQYVDYRLEEPEFDVRECQIRGSTYAAGLRVKLRLVSYDKESSSRAVKDIKESEVYMGEIPLMTDNGTFVINGTERVIVSQLHRSPGVFFDSDKGKTHSSGKVLYNARIIPYRGSWLDFEFDPKDNLYARIDRRRKLPATIILRALGYTVEEILNLFFDKVTFEIAGNKLLMTLVPERLRGETATFDIEANGKVYVERGRRITARHIKALEKDNVTQVEVPTEYIAGKVAAKDYVDLESGEIICPANGEISLEVLAKLSQAGYKVIETLFTNDLDYGPYISETLRVDPTYDRVSALYEIYRMMRPGEPPTPESSEALFNNLFFSAERYDLSAVGRMKFNRSLGIPEGEGTGILSNDDIIRVMKKLIDIRNGRGEVDDIDHLGNRRIRSVGEMAENQFRIGLVRVERAVKERLSLGDLDAITPQDLINPKPISAAVKEFFGSSQLSQFMDQNNPLSEVTHKRRISALGPGGLTRERAGFEVRDVHNTHYGRLCPIETPEGPNIGLINSLSAFARTNDYGFLETPYRKVVDGQVTEEIEYLSAIDEANYIIAQANSNLDENNRFTDAFVTARGERGESGLYKPEEIHYMDVSTQQVVSVAAALIPFLEHDDANRALMGANMQRQAVPTLRADKPLVGTGMEKPIALDSGVAVVAKRGGIVQYVDASRIVIKVNEDETVAGEAGIDIYNLIKYTRSNQNTCINQIPCVNLGDPINRGEVLADGPSTDLGELALGQNIRVAFMPWNGYNFEDSMLVSERVVQQDRFTTIHIQELSCVARDTKLGSEEITADIPNVGESALSKLDESGIVYVGAEVKGGDILVGKVTPKGETQLTPEEKLLRAIFGEKASDVKDSSLRVPNSVSGTVIDVQVFTRDGVEKDKRALEIEEMQLKQAKKDLSDELEILEAGLFARVRNLLIAGGIDAAQLDKMDRTKWLEQTISDEEKQNQLEQLAEQYEELRKEFEHKLEVKRKKIIKGDDLAPGVLKVVKVYLAVKRHIQPGDKMAGRHGNKGVISKINPVEDMPYDENGQPVEIVLNPLGVPSRMNIGQILETHLGLAAKGIGDQINTMIKQKQDVEKLRGYMQKAYDLGHGAQKVDLSTFSDDEIMRLAENLRKGLPVATPVFDGADEQEIKEMLKLGGLPTSGQITLYDGRTGEKFERPVTVGYMYMLKLNHLVDDKMHARSTGSYSLVTQQPLGGKAQFGGQRFGEMEVWALEAYGAAYTLQEMLTVKSDDVNGRTKMYKNIVGGNQQMDPGTPESFNVIMKEIRSLGLNIELDEE